In Spirosoma pollinicola, the genomic window TGTTGAAAATGCCATTCCAGAAATACCGTCCGCCGGTAGGGGAGAAGACTCCGGAAACTAAGGAACTAGCGTAGTGGAGTTGTAGAACAATCGACTTTCGGTAACATGTAGCGGTATCCAGACTGAGGGTCTTTCAGAATCCATTTGCCGTCTTTTTCAATGCGTTCACCCTCAAGCCAAGAAATGCCGCTGTCGCCTTTCAGTGTGAAATCCAGCGCATAAGGTTGTGTGGTGCCTTCGCCCGAACGCTGCCAATCGGCATGAATTTGCCCCTTATTCAGAATTCCCTGAAACGGCCCCCGCGCCCGATCTTTTTCATACGGGTTGCTATCTAAATAACCTGAAACCTGATTGCCGTTGGTGATCAGTTGCAACGTTGTGGTATCGCGGCTCAGGATCTGGCGGAAACAGAGTGTGTCGGGTGCAGTCGAGGTATCTGTTTGCGACGGATTTGTGCTGGATGTTTCCGTTGTGGATTGTTCCGACGGCCGACTTTGGCAAGCGAATGTGAGGGATAACAGACCGAAAATTAGGTAGTTGTGCATTGTAATGGGGAGTTTTGAGAAAATAACTACCGGTCTGAAGAATAGTTTTGCCTGATAGATCGCCTTTGAATAGAGTTGTTCCCTAACTAGCACCGAACAATATGGATAGATTGTTGTTTTTTTTCAGGACAGATAACCCAAACCATCCTTTACCAATTCCCATTCACTCATGTTAACGACTCAAAACGCTTTTTCAGCGCGTAAGTGGAGCTTAGTTGTGGCTTTACTCATTTCACTAACGTTCGCATTTACTGCCTGTAAAAAAGCGGATAATACAACCCCAACACTCTCAACAATTGGCGATCTTGTCAACACAGGAAGCAAGTTTACGTTGCTTAAAGCAGCGCTCGTCCGGGCAGGATTAGATGGTACGCTGGCCCAGCCCGGTACCTACACAGTGTTTGCTCCAACGGATGATGCCTTCAAGGCCTTTGGTTATGTCGATGAGGCCGCCATCAAGGCAGCTCCTGTCGATTTACTGAAAACAGTGCTCCAGTACCATGTACTCGGAACCCGAGTGGCGGCTGCGGATGTACCCACGGCTATAAATACAGCCCAGCAGACACTGGCGGGTATGCCCGTATATGTATCGAAAGTAGCGTCGGGAACCGGCACGTCAACGACTATTTCCGTCAATGGCGCGCATATTTTACAAGCCGATGGACAGGCAAGTAATGGTGTTATTCATGCCATTGACCGGGTGTTGTTGCCCCCTGTTTTCGGTAATATTGTTCAAACCATTCAGGGTATTCCATTACTGTTACCAACGGCCTCGTTTAAGCTGCTTCAGGCGGCTGTGACGAAAGCAGGCGTTGGAGCTGCACTAACGGCACCCGGCCCGCTTACCGTATTTGCACCGACGGATGCGGCTTTCAAAGCTGTAGGTATTGATTCGGCGGCAATCGCCAATACGCCTGTGGCTACCCTGACCAGCATTCTAACATATCATGTGCTTAATGGCCGAACATATACGCCAACTATTACAAACGGTTCAAGCTTATCAACGCTTCAGGGAGGAACAATTACAGCGGGGATCAGCACGACTGCGCTGACCGTTACAGGCACAGGAAATAAAGGAACGGCATCGAATATTACCGGACCTGATGTTTCGGCAACGAATGGCGTTGTACATATCATCGACCGCCTGTTATTGCCTCAGTAAAAAATTAAGCAGAATTAAAGAGATTTATTAAACACAGAGGCACCGAGAACACAGAGTTTATCAATGACTTGATCTCTGTGTTCTCGGTGCCTCTGTGTTTAATAAATCTGCATGGCTACCCAAGTTGTTAGATTGATTATTGGTACAATAATTAATTTCGGTCGATGGTCAACATCGTTTGCAATAGGACATTGGCCCCGTTGCCGATGTCAACGCCTTTCGAGAACTCTTTAGGTGAATGACTGATGCCGCCCACACTCGGTATAAAAATCATACCAACTGGTGCTATTTGTGCTATCTCCTGCGAATCATGCCCGGCTCCGCTCTGCATGTATCGGTACGAAAATCCCATCGATTTTGCGACACTGATAATTTTATCCTGAATTGGCTTGGCCGTAAGCGCGGGTGTAACACCTACACTCGACTGAGTAAACGTGATGGTCGTTTCTGAAGTCTTGGCAATTTCTTTGGCTTTGGCTTCTACCTCGTGAAACAGCTTCCATATTTTGTCGTACGACAAATCCCGAATTTCGATCCCCATCACCACTTTACCCGGAATAACATTGTAGGCACCCGGCTCGACCGCTAGTTTGCCGACGGTTCCAACCTGCCGCCCTTCCTGACTGGTAACTACCTCATTCAGTGCAACAATCAGTTTGGCCGCTGCCAGTAATGCATCGCGACGGACGTTCATGGGTGTTGTACCGGCATGGTTGGCCGCGCCTTCAATCGTGGCGTCCCAATGTTCAATCCCAACAATTCCTTCGACCACCCCGATCTGCTGGTTTTGGGTCATCAAGATGCCTCCCTGTTCAATGTGCAACTCAATGAATGCGGTCAGATCACCTTTCTTTCGGACCACTTTGCTCAGGCTGTCGGGGTTCCCGCCAATGGCCCGGATACCGTCGGCTATGGTCAGGCCGCTTTGTGTGACCGACTTCAGCGCGGCAGGGGTTATTTTGCCAATCATAGCGCCACTACCAACTGTTCCCCCTTCTTCATTGGCAAAAATGATCAGCTCCAGCGGGTGTTCGGTGACGACCTTGTTTTCGTTGAGGGTTTCAATGAGTTCCAGTCCGCTAATTGAACCGACGGGGCCATCATAATTGCCACCATTGGGAACACTATCAATGTGTGAGCCGAAGGCAATAGGTTTCAGACTCGGGTTTTTTCCTTTTCGTTTGCCAATGATATTGCCCGCATAGTCGATGGATACGTCGAGTCCGGCGTTTTTCATCAGCCCGATAAAATAGGCCCGGCCTTCCTGATCGGCTTTGCTGTAGCCCACCCGATCCACGCCACCATTGGGTAATGCGCCAATTTTGGACAACTCCAGCAGCCGGTTCTGAATCCGTTGCTGATTGATTTTCAGGTTGCCAGTCTGCGCCTGAGCAAAGGCTGTTGATGATGCCAGGGCAAGGCAAATAAGTAATCCTTTTTTCATGGAAAGATAGGTCGTATTGATGTAATTGGTTAGGTATTGGTTGCCACTTTTCTCATTCTAGTTGGGCCATACCCTTTATTTTTCGATAAGGTGTTTTGAAAAAATCCCCGACGACTTGGTTGAAGATATCCTTGTAAACAACGAGGGTCGAATGCCCGGAATTGGGTAAAATCCACAGGTACGCCTGTGAAATGGCATGAGCAATCGCCATCGTATGTCTTGGTAAAATCACATCATTATCGCCACCAATCACCAGCGTAGGGCACTTTACCTGTTTCAGATCTGTGATTGAAATATGAGGCTGGAGAATCATCAGGCTGAGCAGTTTCTTCTGCGCTTTTACCGCTGGTATTTGCGGTACCTTGGCCAGGCTATCATTGGTGGCAACGATCCACTGAAAAAGGTCGGGCTGAACGGCCGTTGTATCGGGCCATAGGTTTGCACCCGTAACGGCCAGTTTTTTTACCTTTTCGGGATGGCGCATGGCTAGTAATAACCCATCAATACCACCATCGCTCCAGCCAATGACGTAACACGAATCCACATGAAGTTTATTCAGCAGGGCGTTTAGATCGTCGGCCATCATTTCGTAGGTGAGCGAATCGCTGGTATCGGTCGATTTCCCCTGCGCCCGGCTATCGGCCACAATCACTTTGTAGTTTTTAGCGAAGTAAGGAATCTGATTTTTGAAGTTTTCGATGGAACCTCCGTTCCCGTGAATCAGTAGGAGAGGCTTACCGGTGCCATACACCTCGTAATACATGTTGAATCCCCGGATGTTGGCGTATTTCCCAACTTTAGGATTGTTGCCATACACCGTTTTGCCGGATGCCGCAACCGGCAATGTCGACTGAGCAAATGCAGACTGCATCAGCAAGGAGGCAATCAGGAACAGAAGGCGTTTTTTTGGTGGATTCATGATGAGTCTTTGCTAACTAGTTGTTGGAAGGTACTGAAACGTAAGCTACCGGATGTTGCCACCCGGATTAAGGCCGCTGGGGACGCGAGCCGGAATGTACTTATTAAAAGAAGGATCGGTTAGCGCGTTCAGAAAGGCAATCACCTGGTCCTGCTCATTGTTACCCAGTGCGATACGCTGTATTTTCGAGTCTAACTGCTGCACCGAAACATGTGGATTTTGGGAAATAGGCTCGCCGATATCATCATAAAATTTCATGATCTGCTTTAGATTCTGAAAAACACCATTGTGCATATACGGAGCCGTCAGCCCGACATTTCGTAACGAAGGGGTTCGGAACGCGTAGGTGCCGCCTGCGCCTGCGTCAGAGCTGGCCAGTTGCACATTATCAGGCACCGACATCACGTGCAGTTTATAGTCGGAAAACATCGGTCCCGAATGGCAAATGGCACAACCTTCATCTTTAAAGAGCAGCATACCCTGAATTTGCTGGTCAGTCAGGGCCGTTTTATCGCCTTTCTGGTAACGGTCGTAAGGCGAATTCATGGCAACCAGGGTGCGCTCGAATGTTGCAATGGCTTTGGTGATGGTTGCCGCCGTAATGGTCTGGCTGCTGCCAAAAGCCGCCTGAAACAGTTGCCGGTACTCTGCAATTTTCGTCAATCGAGCCACCAGACTATCCAGTGCAACGGCTTCGCTGTACGCATGGCCGCGCATTTCCTCAACTGTCGTTAGTGGGCCGATCAACTGATTTTCGAGACTTTGGAGCCGTGAGTCCCAGAACATGGGTGCAGTAAACGCTACATACTTTCCGTTGGCATCCATGCCATTAAAAGCCGCATTGAGGAGGGTCTGCGTATTTCGCTTCGTCAAGGGTATGTCGTTTGGTTGCAGAAACCGGCGATTTTGCCCATAGCCAATGGCATTGGCACCCAGGGAAAGCTCCAGGCCATCGGTATAGGCGTTGTTAGGATGATGGCAGGTCGCGCAGGCTACGTCCTTACCGCCCGACAGAATTGGGTCCCAAAACAGCGCCTGGCCAAGTAAGGCTGTATCGTTGGTAATGGGGTTCGTGGCCGTGACGGGCTGAACCGGTGTCGGTATTACGGGGGCGATACTGGTGCTGGAATCATCTTTCTTACACGCTTCAATAACAACTGTGAAAAAAATTAGTATCGACAGCAGGGTAAATAGATTTTTGCGCATCATACGGTGGAGGGCATTACGATCTGAGTCCCAATTTATAGGAATCAAACGGCTTCTACAACTGTTCTATTTTTATAGGATTCTCTGTCACTGCTTCGCAATTTGTCAGGCTTACACTGCGTGATTGTCCGCAAGACTTTCGACCTTTGGGCTATTGACCCGTTACTTCTATCGAATGGCCAAACCAACTAAAAAACTGTTTTTGTTAGACGCGCTGGCGCTTATCTATCGCGCGCATTTTGCCTTTAGCAAGTCACCCCGTATTTCATCAAGGGGCATCAATACCTCGGCCGTTTTTGGCTTCATGAATGCCATGATCGAGGTATTGACCAAAGAAAAACCAACCCACATTGGTGTCGCTTTCGACTCGGCCAAAAAGACCTTCCGGCACGAGTCGTTCCCGATGTATAAAGCTAACCGGCAGTCGCAGCCCGAAGATATCAGCGTGGCCATGCCCTATATCAAACAGATCATAGAGGCTATGCACATACCCATGTTGATTCTGGATGGTTACGAAGCCGATGATATTATTGGGACGATTGCCAAAAAAGCCGCTCTGGCCGATTTTGAGGTGTATATGATGACACCCGATAAAGATTACGGGCAGTTGGTGGAAGAGCACATTCATATTTATAAGCCCGCTTTTATGGGCAAACCTGCCGAAAAACTGGGTGTTAACGAAATACTGGAACGCTGGCAAATTGAGCGGATCGACCAGGTGACGGACATGCTCGGTTTGATGGGCGATTCGGTCGATAACATTCCGGGGATTCCGGGTATCGGCGAGAAAACAGCGCAGAAACTCGTAGCTGACTTTGGTTCGGTCGAAAATCTGATTGCCCGCGCCGACGAGCTGAAAGGGAAACTCAAGGAAAATGTTGTCAATTTCGCACAGCAGGGCTTGCTCTCGAAAGAGCTGGCAACCATTCATTTGACGGTACCGGTGCCTTTTGACGAAGAACACCTGCGCCATACTGAATACGACAAACCCCGGCTAGCCGCGTTGCTGGATGAGCTGGAATTCCGGCAAATGAAAACCCGTTTGTTAGGAGGTAGTTACGACGAAAAGCCGTTGCCTGATACATTCAAAACAGGCGGCACGTCGCAGATGAACCTATTCGATTCTCCTGGCGGTGACGCGCCTGCCTTCCTGCCTTTCCCCAATATGGGAGCCTCCAACCCATCGGGGGCGGGTGATCTGCCCTTTGATTTTGGTTCCGGCGATACACCAACGGCGACACCTGTTGAAAAGCCAAAAGGTAAACGAACGGCGGTAAAAGCGCCGGTTGCGTCGGCTACCGAAGCGACCCCCGGCGATGTGACGGATACCGTTACGACAGATGATAATACTGGGGCTGAGGTTACCGAAACCGAAGCACCGGCTTACCTCGACGTCTATCCGGATTACGAAATTGATGAGAATCAGCCTGAACGGCGCAAGACGATTCTGTCTGTAAAACACGACTATCGGCTGGTCGACACGCCCGAACTACGAGCCAGTCTGGTGCATTATTTAGGTATTCAGACAAGTCTTTGTTTCGACTCCGAAACGACCGCCATTGACCCTGTTGAGGCCGATCTTGTTGGTTTGTCGTTTGCGTATCGCACGGGCGAAGCTTTTTATGTGCCGGTTCCTGCGGATCGTGACGAAGCCCAGGCGATAGTCGATCAGTTCAAGCCTGTCTTTGAAAATCCGGTTATCGAGAAAATAGGCCAGAACCTGAAGTACGACTTGCTGATGCTGAAAAAGTATGGCGTAGAAGTGCAGGGCAAGCTGTTCGATACGATGGTTGCCCACTATCTTATTGAGCCCGAAATGCGCCATAATATGGACATGATGGCCATGACCTACCTGAATTACAGCCCCGTCGAAATTGAGTCGTTGATTGGCAAAAAAGGAAAAGGCCAGTTGACGATGCGCGACGTAGATATTCAGAAAGTGGTTGACTATGCGGGTGAGGATGCAGATATTACATTGCAGCTCAAAGAAGCTTTTGCGCCCCGACTCGAAAAAGACAGCTTACATAAGCTCTTCGATCAGGTTGAGATGCCGCTCGTTCAGGTTTTGACCGATCTGGAGCTGGAAGGTATTACGCTCGATACCAATGCCCTGGCAGAACTTTCTGCTACGCTTGAAGTCGATATGCGGCAGGTGCAGCAGGAGATTTTCGATATTGCGGGTGAGACGTTTAACATTGGTTCGCCGAAACAGTTGGGCGAAGTGCTTTTCGATCGACTCAAACTCGATAAGAACGCCAAAAAGACCAAAACCGGACAATATGCCACGGGCGAGGAAATCCTGTCGAAGCTGGAAGTCGAACACGAAATTGCCCGAAAGATTCTGGACTACCGGGAATTGATCAAGCTCAAGAATACCTATGTCGATGCCTTACCGTTGCTGATCAGCAAACGCACCGGGCGGATTCATACCTCGTTCAACCAGGCTGTAGCCGCCACCGGGCGACTGTCATCCACGAATCCGAATTTACAAAACATCCCGATTCGTACCCCACGCGGACAGGAAATTCGGAAAGCGTTCGTACCACGCGGGCCGGAGTTCGTGATCATGTCGGCCGACTATTCGCAAATCGAATTACGGATTATGGCGGCTTTCAGTGGTGACCAGACGATGCTCGAAGCTTTTAACAACGGCGTCGATATTCACACCCAAACGGCTAGTAAAGTCTTTCATGTTGAGTTGAACGAAGTTACGGGCGATATGCGTCGGAAAGCCAAAACCATCAATTTTGGTATTATCTACGGCATTTCGGCGTTTGGTTTATCGCAGCGGCTGAAGATTCCCCGGAAAGAAGCGGCTCAGATCATCGACGAATACTTTGCGGGTTTCCCGGCCGTGAAAGATTACATCGACCAGTGTATTGAAAAGGCGCGGGGCTTTGGCTATGCCGAAACCATTCTGGGCCGTCGGCGGTATTTGCGCGACATTAACTCCCGTAACCAGACCGACCGGATGTTTGCCGAACGCAACGCCGTAAACGCACCTATTCAGGGAAGTGCCGCTGATATGCTCAAGATTGCTATGATCCAGATTCACGAGTTTATGCAGGCCGAGCGGCTAAAGTCCAAAATGATTCTGACTGTACACGATGAACTGGTCTTCGATGCTCACCGCGACGAAATCGAGCTGCTCCGTGTTCGTGTCGACGAAATCATGCGGAACGCCATTCCAATGGGCGTGAAGATGGAAACCGGTATCGGCACGGGTGAGAACTGGTTAGTAGCGCACTAATATGACGAAAGCTATTTTTCATCCTATTGTGCGTGAAGTTCTTCTTAACGATGGTTAGGCAATTATACATGATCCGTATTTTGTTGCTGTAATGGATCGGAACAGTGATATTGACCTAGCGGCAGAGCAACTGGTTGGGGCAGAAAAAGGGGTAACGCAGAACTGTTTGCACTACTTCTCGGAGCGGGAAAATACCCTCTTCACCAGAACCACCAGTTTCTCAACGATAAACCCTATCGCAAGTCCGGCAACTCCACAGGCCAGAGCCTTGCTTAACCAGGCCACTACCGGCATTGAGGATAAGTTTTGTTCTAAATCGTGCAGTAAATGAGCCGTAAATGGTATGCCATGTGCAATAATTTCGGCACCTACCCAAAGCATGGCAGCTGTTCCTACATAACCGAGCCAACGCAGGAAATGCGGCATGAATTTTACAATGCCGCGACCTATTTTTTGAGTTGCCGGGGGGTATTTATCGCCAGTCAGGTGTAGCCCCATATCATCAGCCTTAACAATCAAGCCAACAAACCCATAGACGGCTACCGTAATAAAAACTGCCACCGCCAGCATCACTATAAGCTGGTTTACGATCGGCTGGCCGGTTATCTGGCTATAAGCAATGGCCATAATTTCTGCCGACAAAATAATATCCGTGCGAACTGCACTACCCACTCGTTCCTTCTCTAATTCCTCGGGAGTAATCTCTTTTATCTGCTCTTGTTCAGGGTGCCCGTCGGGGTGATGACTAAATAGTGAATGA contains:
- the polA gene encoding DNA polymerase I yields the protein MAKPTKKLFLLDALALIYRAHFAFSKSPRISSRGINTSAVFGFMNAMIEVLTKEKPTHIGVAFDSAKKTFRHESFPMYKANRQSQPEDISVAMPYIKQIIEAMHIPMLILDGYEADDIIGTIAKKAALADFEVYMMTPDKDYGQLVEEHIHIYKPAFMGKPAEKLGVNEILERWQIERIDQVTDMLGLMGDSVDNIPGIPGIGEKTAQKLVADFGSVENLIARADELKGKLKENVVNFAQQGLLSKELATIHLTVPVPFDEEHLRHTEYDKPRLAALLDELEFRQMKTRLLGGSYDEKPLPDTFKTGGTSQMNLFDSPGGDAPAFLPFPNMGASNPSGAGDLPFDFGSGDTPTATPVEKPKGKRTAVKAPVASATEATPGDVTDTVTTDDNTGAEVTETEAPAYLDVYPDYEIDENQPERRKTILSVKHDYRLVDTPELRASLVHYLGIQTSLCFDSETTAIDPVEADLVGLSFAYRTGEAFYVPVPADRDEAQAIVDQFKPVFENPVIEKIGQNLKYDLLMLKKYGVEVQGKLFDTMVAHYLIEPEMRHNMDMMAMTYLNYSPVEIESLIGKKGKGQLTMRDVDIQKVVDYAGEDADITLQLKEAFAPRLEKDSLHKLFDQVEMPLVQVLTDLELEGITLDTNALAELSATLEVDMRQVQQEIFDIAGETFNIGSPKQLGEVLFDRLKLDKNAKKTKTGQYATGEEILSKLEVEHEIARKILDYRELIKLKNTYVDALPLLISKRTGRIHTSFNQAVAATGRLSSTNPNLQNIPIRTPRGQEIRKAFVPRGPEFVIMSADYSQIELRIMAAFSGDQTMLEAFNNGVDIHTQTASKVFHVELNEVTGDMRRKAKTINFGIIYGISAFGLSQRLKIPRKEAAQIIDEYFAGFPAVKDYIDQCIEKARGFGYAETILGRRRYLRDINSRNQTDRMFAERNAVNAPIQGSAADMLKIAMIQIHEFMQAERLKSKMILTVHDELVFDAHRDEIELLRVRVDEIMRNAIPMGVKMETGIGTGENWLVAH
- a CDS encoding cytochrome-c peroxidase yields the protein MMRKNLFTLLSILIFFTVVIEACKKDDSSTSIAPVIPTPVQPVTATNPITNDTALLGQALFWDPILSGGKDVACATCHHPNNAYTDGLELSLGANAIGYGQNRRFLQPNDIPLTKRNTQTLLNAAFNGMDANGKYVAFTAPMFWDSRLQSLENQLIGPLTTVEEMRGHAYSEAVALDSLVARLTKIAEYRQLFQAAFGSSQTITAATITKAIATFERTLVAMNSPYDRYQKGDKTALTDQQIQGMLLFKDEGCAICHSGPMFSDYKLHVMSVPDNVQLASSDAGAGGTYAFRTPSLRNVGLTAPYMHNGVFQNLKQIMKFYDDIGEPISQNPHVSVQQLDSKIQRIALGNNEQDQVIAFLNALTDPSFNKYIPARVPSGLNPGGNIR
- a CDS encoding alpha/beta fold hydrolase, which translates into the protein MNPPKKRLLFLIASLLMQSAFAQSTLPVAASGKTVYGNNPKVGKYANIRGFNMYYEVYGTGKPLLLIHGNGGSIENFKNQIPYFAKNYKVIVADSRAQGKSTDTSDSLTYEMMADDLNALLNKLHVDSCYVIGWSDGGIDGLLLAMRHPEKVKKLAVTGANLWPDTTAVQPDLFQWIVATNDSLAKVPQIPAVKAQKKLLSLMILQPHISITDLKQVKCPTLVIGGDNDVILPRHTMAIAHAISQAYLWILPNSGHSTLVVYKDIFNQVVGDFFKTPYRKIKGMAQLE
- a CDS encoding fasciclin domain-containing protein; amino-acid sequence: MLTTQNAFSARKWSLVVALLISLTFAFTACKKADNTTPTLSTIGDLVNTGSKFTLLKAALVRAGLDGTLAQPGTYTVFAPTDDAFKAFGYVDEAAIKAAPVDLLKTVLQYHVLGTRVAAADVPTAINTAQQTLAGMPVYVSKVASGTGTSTTISVNGAHILQADGQASNGVIHAIDRVLLPPVFGNIVQTIQGIPLLLPTASFKLLQAAVTKAGVGAALTAPGPLTVFAPTDAAFKAVGIDSAAIANTPVATLTSILTYHVLNGRTYTPTITNGSSLSTLQGGTITAGISTTALTVTGTGNKGTASNITGPDVSATNGVVHIIDRLLLPQ
- a CDS encoding Zn-dependent hydrolase, with translation MKKGLLICLALASSTAFAQAQTGNLKINQQRIQNRLLELSKIGALPNGGVDRVGYSKADQEGRAYFIGLMKNAGLDVSIDYAGNIIGKRKGKNPSLKPIAFGSHIDSVPNGGNYDGPVGSISGLELIETLNENKVVTEHPLELIIFANEEGGTVGSGAMIGKITPAALKSVTQSGLTIADGIRAIGGNPDSLSKVVRKKGDLTAFIELHIEQGGILMTQNQQIGVVEGIVGIEHWDATIEGAANHAGTTPMNVRRDALLAAAKLIVALNEVVTSQEGRQVGTVGKLAVEPGAYNVIPGKVVMGIEIRDLSYDKIWKLFHEVEAKAKEIAKTSETTITFTQSSVGVTPALTAKPIQDKIISVAKSMGFSYRYMQSGAGHDSQEIAQIAPVGMIFIPSVGGISHSPKEFSKGVDIGNGANVLLQTMLTIDRN
- a CDS encoding DUF808 domain-containing protein, which produces MPSGLFALLDDISALVKASAASLDDVPAQVAKTTGKVSGIVIDDTAVTPKYVVGLDPSRELSVIYQIAKKSLINKLLILSPAALLLGYFAPWAITPILMVGGAYLCFEGYEKVHSLFSHHPDGHPEQEQIKEITPEELEKERVGSAVRTDIILSAEIMAIAYSQITGQPIVNQLIVMLAVAVFITVAVYGFVGLIVKADDMGLHLTGDKYPPATQKIGRGIVKFMPHFLRWLGYVGTAAMLWVGAEIIAHGIPFTAHLLHDLEQNLSSMPVVAWLSKALACGVAGLAIGFIVEKLVVLVKRVFSRSEK